tcataaaaataacaatttttttcctactGAAATTTCCAGTTCTCAATCTAACCACTCCAATCTTCATACTGCACTTCTCGCTATTGCCGAGTCCGTGTTTATACACTCGaacactaaataatttaaaatgctcCTGAATGTTACAATGCCAGCCTAACCTacattcaattttctaaatactAACAACATTGCCATACAAAATTGCAATATAAGTAGAGAGGTGTTTATTCTCAGAACTAACGGCTATTAATCACGAAAACATGAATCACGCCagctgattttaatttattattagttttttttattggtgcTGCATTTAAATATCTAGTATGCAGCAACTTTTTAACGAAATAACGTATGCTGAATTCACGTAACTTTGCCTTGCGTGCTGATTTTCGTAACTGATTAGATAAATTAAGTTACCTTTCAAAAGCGCGTGCTCTAGTAAATCTTCGATTAGCAAACCACATGCTTTCATAGCAActtttgttgttaaaaaatatttttttgttaacgtTATTTCGTACATtgtaatttgatttattatggtgatactttaaagaattttactaCCTTTCCACCCTCCAGTAAGCTACGGAGTATGCGTCATAAAcctggttttattattataagcttCTCAACAGTTCTTGAACAAAGTTGTGTTAGATTTGAAGTTGCCCTGAACCctgtttgatattttaataaagacactTTAAGATCAGCAATATCTGAACCAAGTAAGCTAAATAAGATTTTAgaagttaaaagttttaaaaattgaagttatgatattttttaatttaataaatacaattaatagCTTTGATCAAATCCAACGTCGAAattaaagtgtattttttcTTGCCATGAAATGCTTATGCGATGTCAGGCCTAAAGTATCAAGCTAGTTTTATAATTAGTGATgtggtaaattttttatttaccaaaTCCAATCTAGGATTGTAAAGAGCTCCTTTGAATCCTCCGAAAAGCTCCTCCGAAATCTTTGACACTATTGTCATCAATTGTATAAAATTACTGCTTGGAAATTTATTgcgtaaatataattttaggatTTGAGGACTTTTCGACTGAGTTCATGGATAATCGACATAATCTGAAGCTTTTGTCAAATCACACTTTTAAAACtgagtttttgtaaaaaagtcaGTTAAGACAAGAAACAATGTATTCAGCCCagtacataatttaatattttttttataaaattggtcTTATGTTTAGTTGTGCCCTGTCACCTTTTTGTGGATGTCGGACAGTTTGTGACATTCCCTAAATCTTATGATTCATGAGTTTTTTGATCCACTATGATGAACACAATAAATAACACTGTGAAATACCTGTCCTCCAAtacaagaattaattaattttaccaaattaatttatcttaacAAAGTCATGTTTTCTAAAGTAATAGTAACATCTATGATCAAAACCCttcaagtaataaatctaaCAACTAAATAGTTTTCTTATGTAACAAAGATTAGAGCATATGACACGGATTAAAAATTTCGTGAGATAAAATCGTATTTTAGGTTTTTACTATTTCTTTCgtatttttctagattttaattaaaataaattcatatatGATTGTTTTAAAACGAGAAACACTGATTTTTATAATCTGAATGCGGTAATGATAGATGtatctttgaaaatatttcttgaggATATACATTGCCAATTAAGACTTGATAAGgacttttcatttcttttatattttttttgtccacATAAAAAGATCTACTTTACTATCTTATTCTACTAACCATATGGAGTATTTGGGATGGGGTATTATATGAGATTAAGGTCTTTTGGATCAGGGAGGTATACGCCATCCAACGTCCTGGTTGCTCTACTTGTATAGTATAACCTAAACTTTGTTCCAAAATAGCCATTAAAAATCCTAACTGATATTTTGATGCAAACGTCAAAACACACGAGTAATATAATGAGGAAATATCTCCTAAATATgccaaaatcattaaaagtttttttcttatttcagggAACAGAAGATGATCGAATTATCTTCACAACCTCAGATGAAAATAAGCAATCCAAGTCCATCATATTTCCTGAGATCCGATTGGTTGATGGTCCCAGCATATTAGCTGGACGTGTTCAAATTAAAGTGAATGACCAGTGGAGGAGTGTTTGTACGAATTCAAAGAAGTAAGTCAAATTCCAATTATAcataaatcatttatattttcgTAAGATAATTATGGATCTGCTTGTAGTTGGACGACCGCTGATACAGAAACCGCTTGCAGACAACTCGGTTTTCAGGGTGGCAAATTTTTCCAGTGGTTTAACCGACAAATGCCGTTGAAACCTCGGGTTTTATATGAAGAACCTAAGTGCACCGGTACAGAAAGCTCCCTCAGTGATTGCAGCTGGAGTAGCGCTCAGATGGGCTCTGGAGTTTGTGATTATCATCCAGACATAGGAATCGAATGCCTCACTAGACATGATACTATAAAACCTTATTGGAGAGGCATAAGGTATTACAACAAACCCACTATCTTTAgatataagttttattaaatacctataattttttaggtttgaGTATGCTCAGAATGAAAACTATCTTACGCTCCACAACACCCTGTTCACACCAAGCTCGCTATCTGTATTGCGTTATGTCGATATATATTACGCTGGCGTAGGAAGAGACCATAATACTAGTAGCGCTATTCATGTGGAGGGTGTGCCACCGCTGTTAGAAAATGTAGAAATTGTTAGCTCGGCTTATAATGGGGTTAATATTACAAATCCAGGGGCACCCATAGTGATAAATAATTGTACCATTAGGAATAATAGGGGGTATGGAATATTTGTAAATTCCAGCTTTGGACTCACAAATATTGGTACGTTTTTGCATACTAAAcagtaataatttctttaacaaaatattttttcagatggTTGTGTTATTAACGATAATGGAGGAGACGGTGTACGATATATTAAGGCTGAAAAGCGTCCAGATGAGAGCTCAGATCGACGAGGTTACAGTGATTTTTGTCAAGTAGCAGTTATTTCCACCCAGGTGTTTCCCATATATCTTTATGCAGAGCAAACAGATCAAAACAGTATAGGATACAAATGCAACAAAGGCTTCGCTACGAAATACGGTCAAGTAATAACGCTCGATTTCGATCGAGCTGTTACAAATAGAAACAATAGTGCCCTTCTAGAAATTTACGATGGTTCTGATCTAAACAATcgacttttacaaaaaattagcaTTAGAAATAATACCAGACCCCAAAGCATGACCACTACAAGTCATcaaatctttattaaattccAAGCCGAACCCTATACAAATACAGTATTGTTTCTCAGGCTTATGTCAGGTCATACGAGGAGCTATGATCTGAACGTAAGCAGATCGGATGTATCTGATAATGTCGGCCGAGGAATAGCAGTTGATAACTTACGATCTCAAGTACATATTCACAAAACATCCATTTCAAAAAATGAACATGTTGCTGGAGTTCATATTACTAGTGGTGTGGGTGATATTAATATTACTGAGAGCAGAATAAGTTTTAATGAAGGTGATGGAGTTAATATAACATATTCCGGAGGTTCCAGGAATATTTCTAAATCATCACTTAGCAGTAATAAGGGTTATGGCATAGCCATCTGGCTAAACGATACCAAAGAAACAGAGTTCCTATTTATTAACCAAACAAGTGTAGTGCAGTATACGGAGATATACAAAAACCTAGAGATCGGAGTATTGCATGGTAATTACTGTGGCCCGgcattttttaactttactGGAAACTCTTTTACTAATTGCGCAAGTGATGCTTTGGAGATACTGTCTTGCTGGAAAAACTCTGGGTATACTACACAGATTCAAGTGGGGCATAATAAGTTTATAGGAAATGAAAAGATTGCTTTAAAGATTTATCCAGCTGTAAATCTGCAGGCCAGCATTGAGTACAACCATTTTAGGCAAGGAACTTTTGgggcattattaattaaaaacaaaccgTTAGAAGAGTTTAACGTTTTATCAAATGACATTGTGGtgcaacaaaattattttcttaacaaTTCTGGAGTATTTGTTGTTAATCTAGCCTTGTCCCCGTACTCTGAAGGGCAGTATTTATTGTTTACGCGAAATTTTGTTAAGAACAATCGAATATCCGAACCTTTTCAACCTCTGGACGGTTCAGTTTCCAATCTAAACCCTAGAAGTCGTGTGGCAGCTCCAATAGTAATCGGATCAAGTAACATAGAagtatttagaaatattattgaaaatccCAATTCTAAATATGAAATTGGTAGTCATTTGGAAGAccaaagtaaaattattaacgCGACGTATAATTGGCTAGGAGCCGGAAGTGACGAGTTTATTTACCACAGAATCTTTCACCGATTTGATCGGTACAACTTGGCTAAGATTacttttgtgccatttttattacataactCCAACCCTTTAACGACTAAAATAAATCCTTATCAATTATATGTACCGAAATTCAGCACGTCAACCTCTGATAAAGTCGGAGGAGAAATTGAAGGAGAAGAAATTCTTTCTAAAGGTGAATATGTTGTGGAACGAGATATCAGCATACGGCCAGGAGGAAAGTTAACTATCGAACCTGGAGTTACTTTGCGGTTTCCGCCTTCTATAGGGATGATGGTTGGAGGTAGATTAGAAGCCAGAGGCATTGAACCGGATAGCATTCAACTAACTATGAAAGAAAATGTAGCTCAACTTCCGGAAGATAACCACTATGAATCAGAGGCAATGGCCATGGAAAGTGAAACTGAGATAGTTCAGATTGAACCGCAGGTGCCTATCCGGCTGCTGGGAGGCACCACTGAAACAGAAGGCAGGctgcaaattaaaataaaagatcagTGGGGAACCGTGTGCAATTACGGATGGACTATACAAAATGCTGCTCTAGTATGTCAGCAGTTGGGATATGTGCTAAACCCGGAAGACTGGTATATTGAGCGCAATGAAATTCCGGATGCCGGCAGGACTGAACCCGTGATATTGTCCAATGTGGACTGTCAAGACTACGACTTGGATATCACAAAGTGTAAGGCTGAAAGTAAACtggactttttaaattcttgtggTCACGAGAATGATGTTGGTGTGCGGTGCTATAAAACATCTTGGGCTGGAGTAAGGTTTGGAGCACTCGCCGAACGATCTGATCTTCAGTATGTTACCATTGAGCAGAGCGGTTTGCTTGACTATGCAACTAATACTTTTAAGCCTGCCTTGCAGTTGGATTTTGCCaagcaaaattttgaaaatataagaataattgaTAATTTCTATCACGGTCTGGGAGTGATGTTTTCTAATATATACACGGATGATTcggttaatattattaagaattccgagtttttaaacaataaaggATCTGGCATAAGTTTAAAACAATTAGGTTTTACATTGTACAACAATAAAATAGAGAATAACTTTATAGGGATAGAACATAACCCTACTTTATCAGGGCAGCAACAGAGAGAGCTGGCTGGCTGGTTTATAAGAAATGACGAAGAAACTTATTATAAGCCTTTACAAATTCCAGATACTCCCGACGACACGACTATTGAAATTCAACGAGGAGAAACAACCTATTTAGTAACTTCCAAAATAAATAACGCAAATGTGCAAAGGAGTTATAGAGTTCAATGCGAACCTGGTTGGGTAATAGGAATACAATTATTAAATCCCATAGAAAATAGAAGCACCGAAAACATCATTATTTACGATTCAATTTCGCGCAACCCTCACTCAGACGTGTGGATTTTAAAGCGCGATTTGTCAGTGTTTCCAACCACATCCAGTGCCCATACTATTATAATGGACTATGCTAGTGGCACTAATTCATTTGGTGGTACTGTCATAATCTTAAGCGCCATAAGAGCCCCAgtgcaaaatgtttataaaagaCGGGTTAAAGGACCAGTACCAACACTCTCTGTTAAAAGCAGTATTATAAGGAATAACATGTATGGCATTTACGCGTCATATTACAATAGATATTTAGATGAGCTAGGAAATCACTTTTTAAGACCTGCAAATGAATCTATGAAGTTTATTAACTGTGAAATTACGCACAATATCCGCGAAGCAGTATTCGTTCATTCTCCCAATTGGGACCTGCATAACAGTAATTTGTCTGAAATTACTTTGATGgttaataaaagtataatatCTGATAATGGCAAGggtttttatcaattttcaaGGGATATGAGGTCGTCAAACAATTTGTTCCATTATGTGTTGCAGGATAATACGATAGAAAGAAATAAAGGTGATGGATTTAATATTGCTCTACCGTATGTCTGGGAATATAACGAAAATTTCACTCACTCAGTATATATGGACAATAATTCATTTATAAACAATAGAAACTTTGGGATCGATATCGATGGACATTTTGCCGAGGTCAACCTAACATCAAACgtctttaaagaaaatagatgCCATAATGGGCTATTGACTGTCAAGGGGATGGAAAagaaaatgttgattttaagTAACAAGTTTTTAGATAACAATTGCAAATATGTTGTGCTATTTAGCTGCAACAGCCAGTCAGAAATAATCGGCAATATACCAGCCGTGTTTCTCTATAATGAATTAAGGAATAATAAATACGTGCAAGTTGGACGAGCTTTTGGAATTTTGCAAAAAGCTTTAGATCCTAAATTTTTGGTTGGATTCAAAGGCattcaaaaagtgacaataaatCGAAATCTATTTGCTTCAAACAGTTTAGAATATGATCTGCTAGCAGGTATTAAAACGGCCAAAATAGACGAATTTTTAAATGTGCGAGAAAACTGGTGGGGAACTACTGATGAAAACCACATTCAAAGCAAAATTTTCGACTTCGATGATTGGAACGATCACGCTGTTGCTATATTTAGACCTTTCCTGATAGAAGAGGACTTTCAAGCCAGCTTTTCTTTGACGT
The genomic region above belongs to Anthonomus grandis grandis chromosome 6, icAntGran1.3, whole genome shotgun sequence and contains:
- the LOC126737370 gene encoding protein bark beetle isoform X2, with product MYLTRTFYFLTIFCSIRSQNDFTTTQEPIFENSYILSGDSTFSETSSMSSENAFSGGTITNRVVFERSRSPYWIRDDIIVERSGELVLEPGVTVKLDPQVGVTVRGVLDAQGTEDDRIIFTTSDENKQSKSIIFPEIRLVDGPSILAGRVQIKVNDQWRSVCTNSKNWTTADTETACRQLGFQGGKFFQWFNRQMPLKPRVLYEEPKCTGTESSLSDCSWSSAQMGSGVCDYHPDIGIECLTRHDTIKPYWRGIRFEYAQNENYLTLHNTLFTPSSLSVLRYVDIYYAGVGRDHNTSSAIHVEGVPPLLENVEIVSSAYNGVNITNPGAPIVINNCTIRNNRGYGIFVNSSFGLTNIDGCVINDNGGDGVRYIKAEKRPDESSDRRGYSDFCQVAVISTQVFPIYLYAEQTDQNSIGYKCNKGFATKYGQVITLDFDRAVTNRNNSALLEIYDGSDLNNRLLQKISIRNNTRPQSMTTTSHQIFIKFQAEPYTNTVLFLRLMSGHTRSYDLNVSRSDVSDNVGRGIAVDNLRSQVHIHKTSISKNEHVAGVHITSGVGDINITESRISFNEGDGVNITYSGGSRNISKSSLSSNKGYGIAIWLNDTKETEFLFINQTSVVQYTEIYKNLEIGVLHGNYCGPAFFNFTGNSFTNCASDALEILSCWKNSGYTTQIQVGHNKFIGNEKIALKIYPAVNLQASIEYNHFRQGTFGALLIKNKPLEEFNVLSNDIVVQQNYFLNNSGVFVVNLALSPYSEGQYLLFTRNFVKNNRISEPFQPLDGSVSNLNPRSRVAAPIVIGSSNIEVFRNIIENPNSKYEIGSHLEDQSKIINATYNWLGAGSDEFIYHRIFHRFDRYNLAKITFVPFLLHNSNPLTTKINPYQLYVPKFSTSTSDKVGGEIEGEEILSKGEYVVERDISIRPGGKLTIEPGVTLRFPPSIGMMVGGRLEARGIEPDSIQLTMKENVAQLPEDNHYESEAMAMESETEIVQIEPQVPIRLLGGTTETEGRLQIKIKDQWGTVCNYGWTIQNAALVCQQLGYVLNPEDWYIERNEIPDAGRTEPVILSNVDCQDYDLDITKCKAESKLDFLNSCGHENDVGVRCYKTSWAGVRFGALAERSDLQYVTIEQSGLLDYATNTFKPALQLDFAKQNFENIRIIDNFYHGLGVMFSNIYTDDSVNIIKNSEFLNNKGSGISLKQLGFTLYNNKIENNFIGIEHNPTLSGQQQRELAGWFIRNDEETYYKPLQIPDTPDDTTIEIQRGETTYLVTSKINNANVQRSYRVQCEPGWVIGIQLLNPIENRSTENIIIYDSISRNPHSDVWILKRDLSVFPTTSSAHTIIMDYASGTNSFGGTVIILSAIRAPVQNVYKRRVKGPVPTLSVKSSIIRNNMYGIYASYYNRYLDELGNHFLRPANESMKFINCEITHNIREAVFVHSPNWDLHNSNLSEITLMVNKSIISDNGKGFYQFSRDMRSSNNLFHYVLQDNTIERNKGDGFNIALPYVWEYNENFTHSVYMDNNSFINNRNFGIDIDGHFAEVNLTSNVFKENRCHNGLLTVKGMEKKMLILSNKFLDNNCKYVVLFSCNSQSEIIGNIPAVFLYNELRNNKYVQVGRAFGILQKALDPKFLVGFKGIQKVTINRNLFASNSLEYDLLAGIKTAKIDEFLNVRENWWGTTDENHIQSKIFDFDDWNDHAVAIFRPFLIEEDFQASFSLTFNSNLTMDVNNLKGRLYQDLTLTSRHEPYVIQSDLTVMPNVTLTIHPGVTMEFSPNIGILVLGTLQAEGIEGNEIVMRPVTQNANLLMEPGPKREKRELELMGQESIRLCKNRDCSQEDEYAVSSEGFLEWFNQTTLQWIPMCDPRFTERNAQVVCTDLGFDPLNAFFDFGQRIDFHSNSLSRIWTWPEPLQCKGTEKRFEDCPIRLNGQQFGHRHKCEWNSNFVFINCNNKAQPPKYNFWGGVRFAEPDFEQRIYSRRVHDVHTHSTMQETESVLRFVKIHGAGILHNEKSPAVQSIIKSPKIEYVEVTSSASHGINLISPSGSIHLRGNTIQDSLGVGINVASLSGEGRESEESSFTPLREMNIPYNLYGLLDICDTNKEVVIEERVLVYYKYDNHPVNCIKIFRSAYNIKPLGLRFLQFNLFNSSVAHGIPDFVSVYDGDIYNISSRVIDTITMTSSNQKNLFRTRLPSLSVKLFANGASSNHGFIAEVVTLPIAAIAFSRDVQHNVSSSVISNNTQGAILYMGAGEVNPIITIERNQFKGNCKSLYGNFTTCKSAIEMDVQNTQTVFFRSNLVEQNQGGLYIKADSRGSATSLQGWIYNNLFANNSNLPTLYVEGRKSSPYQEVTIYRNYFTRNVARYHNNIVLKQVLSNFTYNFVKRNIGQQNVEISGFDKVRLNIYQTTTHNGFYHNYALKPESKSTIVAGTAGQHYVDNIFFNPDNDYEIITVNRSLTLQLWNTKIDASYNYWGFNTTLAVRGRIRDQMDDPRLLEVTYEPFYMNNQTILNGKCPPGWELVGETCYMYIGAPMTYWEAKAFCQADNASMPYLMGNINYLPVYEFLRRQYQWYLYSDRVWIQHIDNINQCTIFAYQTVEIDDCNRRSPFICEIDPKVSIKIQPLADDLVSISIISSLVVAVLLIIIVLVFWWYKSKYRQAQRLERRNSIRQSLHSLKSVGLSSTSFADPNYRKKMGQLSSRSTDTLTKASDYKKIISNGSIDSMEKSAYNSSIEDDQSYNTYETHNPTATFPFNSSTLEYHKSPNKFENQYAKPTGPFDLAFKNEGFKDNSTFATNSNYQSQAGSVHDGGSSNDETPIIQPYASNNVTSYPPSNYYNTDTLPLRDISEPSIGLIQELKSRWPKGEKPPTPPRKYSPTYSDQLAQMHYTPDYNSVGLAHPHSASDLKYAETKPSKVRAKSEVLLETNFDYNPKEEPFAHQQPLGGSGRWKSQPLETAM